One genomic segment of Humidesulfovibrio mexicanus includes these proteins:
- a CDS encoding formate dehydrogenase accessory protein FdhE: MQTAPTNATPTPRGINLALARAKADIPAMASLLDAFGPLFACRAELRAKASGWRGRKPLVDPERFSQGVFILADRGFQDMSSRLPAAAQTLLPVMSASFPAMAREFSALGEALASGAVPARKVADAAFGGKVQVPGVSAEALAFAAAELVRPFIERQAVSLLPLVKDLPWNQAHCPVCGGAPNMSVLRKSGDDDTFIKSHGGRRFLRCSCCATEWTHKRVSCPACGCEEPDELVVLSAPERPFERVDACKRCKSFVLCLDGGELVDVPDPDVAALTMLPLELHARKEGFVPMALHPWSNF, translated from the coding sequence ATGCAGACCGCCCCCACCAACGCCACGCCAACCCCGCGCGGAATCAATCTGGCGCTTGCCCGCGCCAAGGCGGATATTCCGGCCATGGCCTCCCTTCTCGACGCCTTTGGGCCGCTTTTCGCCTGCCGGGCGGAGCTGCGGGCCAAGGCCTCGGGCTGGCGCGGCCGCAAGCCCCTCGTGGACCCGGAGCGTTTCAGTCAGGGGGTGTTCATTCTTGCGGACCGGGGCTTTCAGGACATGAGTTCGCGCCTGCCCGCGGCTGCGCAAACGCTGTTGCCGGTGATGTCGGCCAGCTTCCCGGCCATGGCGCGCGAGTTTTCGGCCCTGGGCGAGGCCCTGGCCTCAGGTGCCGTGCCCGCGCGGAAAGTGGCGGATGCGGCGTTCGGCGGCAAGGTCCAGGTTCCCGGCGTCAGCGCCGAGGCCCTTGCCTTCGCCGCGGCGGAGCTTGTCCGGCCGTTCATCGAGCGCCAGGCCGTGAGCCTGCTGCCCCTGGTGAAGGACCTGCCCTGGAATCAGGCCCATTGCCCGGTGTGCGGCGGCGCGCCCAACATGAGCGTGCTGCGCAAAAGCGGCGACGACGACACGTTCATCAAGTCCCACGGCGGGCGGCGCTTCTTGCGTTGTTCCTGCTGCGCCACGGAGTGGACGCATAAGCGTGTGTCCTGCCCGGCCTGCGGCTGCGAGGAGCCGGACGAGCTCGTGGTGCTGAGCGCCCCGGAGCGCCCCTTTGAGCGCGTGGACGCCTGCAAGCGCTGCAAAAGTTTCGTTCTCTGCCTTGATGGCGGGGAGCTGGTGGACGTGCCGGACCCGGACGTGGCCGCGCTGACCATGCTGCCGCTGGAGCTCCACGCGCGCAAGGAGGGCTTTGTGCCCATGGCCCTGCACCCCTGGAGCAACTTCTAG
- a CDS encoding 4Fe-4S dicluster domain-containing protein: MPKAILIDTTKCTACRGCQVACKEWKDFPAVPTKQRGTHQNPPDLGPFNVKLVRFAEHMEPDGTVRWNFFPDACRHCLDAPCKSGASLEDSIIIDKDTGAVIYTEKTAKEDFETIRGSCPYDIPRLNPKTKRIVKCDMCIDRIKKNLLPICVKSCAMGAMHFGERADILAIAAKRLAVVQKEFPKAQLCDMDSVSVIYLIADEPAKYHKFAVADAAGAPGMTRQEFFAGMFEPLRRAAKQVQG; the protein is encoded by the coding sequence ATGCCCAAGGCGATACTCATAGACACCACCAAGTGCACGGCCTGCCGTGGCTGCCAGGTGGCCTGCAAGGAGTGGAAGGACTTCCCCGCCGTGCCGACGAAGCAGCGGGGCACCCACCAGAACCCGCCGGACCTCGGCCCCTTCAACGTGAAGCTGGTGCGCTTCGCGGAGCACATGGAGCCCGACGGCACCGTGCGGTGGAACTTCTTCCCGGACGCCTGCCGCCACTGCCTGGATGCCCCGTGCAAAAGCGGCGCTTCGCTGGAGGATTCGATCATCATCGACAAGGACACCGGCGCGGTCATCTACACCGAGAAGACGGCCAAGGAGGACTTCGAGACCATCCGAGGTTCCTGCCCCTACGACATCCCGCGCCTGAACCCCAAGACCAAGCGCATAGTCAAATGCGACATGTGCATTGACCGCATCAAGAAGAACCTGCTGCCCATCTGCGTCAAGAGCTGTGCGATGGGCGCCATGCACTTCGGCGAACGTGCGGACATCCTGGCCATTGCGGCCAAGCGTCTGGCCGTGGTGCAGAAGGAGTTCCCCAAGGCGCAACTGTGCGACATGGACTCCGTCAGCGTGATCTACCTGATCGCCGACGAACCGGCCAAGTATCACAAGTTCGCCGTTGCCGACGCGGCAGGCGCTCCGGGCATGACCAGGCAGGAGTTCTTTGCCGGCATGTTCGAGCCGCTGCGCCGCGCGGCCAAGCAGGTGCAGGGATAA